In Dioscorea cayenensis subsp. rotundata cultivar TDr96_F1 chromosome 9, TDr96_F1_v2_PseudoChromosome.rev07_lg8_w22 25.fasta, whole genome shotgun sequence, a genomic segment contains:
- the LOC120268975 gene encoding E3 ubiquitin-protein ligase XB3-like isoform X2 has product MLAAMHGKIACVQKLLEAGANILMFDSLLGRTCLHYAAYFGHSDCLQTIISAAHYSPVAGSWGFARFVNVRDGNGMTPLHLAARQRRPNCVHILLDNGALVGAPTGGYRWAGSTPLHLAARGGCLGCVRELLTWGADRLQRDSSGRIPYVIALKCKHGECAALLNPSSAEPLVWPKPLKFISDLSPDTKVLLETALMEANLLREKKILKGTMFSLPSPPHSEVKVDDDTGSEASDTELCCICFEQACTIEVQDCGHQMCAHCTLALCCYKKPNTATLLSSAPVCPFCRSEIARLEVAKTKTAEELDKDTSSKLRRPRRSRNFCEGSSSFKCLSPPVSSFGKLIGHKPADNSDLLDKS; this is encoded by the exons ATGCTGGCAGCGATGCATGGGAAGATAGCTTGTGTGCAAAAGTTACTTGAAGCTGGTGCCAAT ATTTTGATGTTTGATTCATTGCTTGGAAGAACTTGCCTGCATTATGCTGCTTATTTTGGGCATTCGGATTGTTTGCAAACAATCATCTCAGCTGCACATTATTCTCCTGTTGCTGGTTCTTG GGGATTCGCTCGGTTTGTGAATGTTAGAGATGGTAATGGGATGACACCTTTGCATCTTGCGGCAAGACAAAGGCGGCCTAATTGTGTGCATATACTTTTAGATAATGGAGCTCTTGTTGGTGCACCGACGGGTGGATACAG ATGGGCAGGAAGCACCCCGCTTCACTTGGCAGCCCGTGGGGGATGCTTAGGTTGTGTGAGGGAATTGCTTACTTGGGGAGCTGATCGGCTTCAAAGAGACTCATCAGG AAGAATTCCATATGTAATTGCATTAAAATGTAAGCATGGGGAATGTGCAGCTCTACTGAATCCTTCATCTGCAGAGCCTCTGGTTTGGCCAAAGCCGTTGAAATTCATTAGTGACCTCAGTCCAGATACAAAGGTTCTTCTAGAGACGGCTCTGATGGAGGCTAACTtattgagggagaagaagattttgaaaGGGACGATGTTTTCCCTTCCATCCCCTCCACATTCGGAAGTCAAAGTTGATGATGATACTGGTTCTGAG GCCAGTGACACCGAGCTTTGCTGCATCTGTTTCGAACAAGCATGCACAATTGAGGTTCAAGATTGCGGCCACCAAATGTGTGCGCATTGCACATTGGCTCTCTGCTGCTACAAGAAGCCCAACACTGCAACCTTGCTTTCTTCAGCTCCAGTCTGCCCATTCTGCCGAAGCGAAATAGCCAGATTGGAGGTGGCAAAGACCAAGACAGCAGAAGAGCTCGACAAGGACACCTCCTCGAAGCTAAGGCGGCCAAGGAGGTCTCGGAATTTCTGTGAGGGAAGTAGCAGTTTCAAATGTTTATCTCCTCCTGTAAGCTCATTCGGGAAGCTAATCGGGCATAAACCGGCTGATAACAGTGATTTACTAGACAAGAGTTAA
- the LOC120268975 gene encoding E3 ubiquitin-protein ligase XB3-like isoform X1 — MGHGLSCSRNPTELEFFMAVRAGHLAKVESSLRIYPDILYQTTIYGRLSALHIAAANGRLEVLSLLLSRSVHPDLLNRHRQTPLMLAAMHGKIACVQKLLEAGANILMFDSLLGRTCLHYAAYFGHSDCLQTIISAAHYSPVAGSWGFARFVNVRDGNGMTPLHLAARQRRPNCVHILLDNGALVGAPTGGYRWAGSTPLHLAARGGCLGCVRELLTWGADRLQRDSSGRIPYVIALKCKHGECAALLNPSSAEPLVWPKPLKFISDLSPDTKVLLETALMEANLLREKKILKGTMFSLPSPPHSEVKVDDDTGSEASDTELCCICFEQACTIEVQDCGHQMCAHCTLALCCYKKPNTATLLSSAPVCPFCRSEIARLEVAKTKTAEELDKDTSSKLRRPRRSRNFCEGSSSFKCLSPPVSSFGKLIGHKPADNSDLLDKS; from the exons ATGGGGCATGGCCTGAGCTGCAGCCGCAACCCCACAGAGCTCGAGTTCTTCATGGCCGTGCGAGCTGGGCACCTTGCGAAGGTGGAGTCTTCTCTGAGGATTTATCCGGACATTCTCTACCAGACCACCATCTATGGCCGCCTCTCCGCCCTCCATATCGCTGCCGCCAATGGCCGCCTTGAG GTTTTGTCTTTGCTTTTAAGTCGATCTGTTCATCCTGATTTGCTTAATCGGCATAGGCAG ACTCCATTGATGCTGGCAGCGATGCATGGGAAGATAGCTTGTGTGCAAAAGTTACTTGAAGCTGGTGCCAAT ATTTTGATGTTTGATTCATTGCTTGGAAGAACTTGCCTGCATTATGCTGCTTATTTTGGGCATTCGGATTGTTTGCAAACAATCATCTCAGCTGCACATTATTCTCCTGTTGCTGGTTCTTG GGGATTCGCTCGGTTTGTGAATGTTAGAGATGGTAATGGGATGACACCTTTGCATCTTGCGGCAAGACAAAGGCGGCCTAATTGTGTGCATATACTTTTAGATAATGGAGCTCTTGTTGGTGCACCGACGGGTGGATACAG ATGGGCAGGAAGCACCCCGCTTCACTTGGCAGCCCGTGGGGGATGCTTAGGTTGTGTGAGGGAATTGCTTACTTGGGGAGCTGATCGGCTTCAAAGAGACTCATCAGG AAGAATTCCATATGTAATTGCATTAAAATGTAAGCATGGGGAATGTGCAGCTCTACTGAATCCTTCATCTGCAGAGCCTCTGGTTTGGCCAAAGCCGTTGAAATTCATTAGTGACCTCAGTCCAGATACAAAGGTTCTTCTAGAGACGGCTCTGATGGAGGCTAACTtattgagggagaagaagattttgaaaGGGACGATGTTTTCCCTTCCATCCCCTCCACATTCGGAAGTCAAAGTTGATGATGATACTGGTTCTGAG GCCAGTGACACCGAGCTTTGCTGCATCTGTTTCGAACAAGCATGCACAATTGAGGTTCAAGATTGCGGCCACCAAATGTGTGCGCATTGCACATTGGCTCTCTGCTGCTACAAGAAGCCCAACACTGCAACCTTGCTTTCTTCAGCTCCAGTCTGCCCATTCTGCCGAAGCGAAATAGCCAGATTGGAGGTGGCAAAGACCAAGACAGCAGAAGAGCTCGACAAGGACACCTCCTCGAAGCTAAGGCGGCCAAGGAGGTCTCGGAATTTCTGTGAGGGAAGTAGCAGTTTCAAATGTTTATCTCCTCCTGTAAGCTCATTCGGGAAGCTAATCGGGCATAAACCGGCTGATAACAGTGATTTACTAGACAAGAGTTAA